Proteins from one Limanda limanda chromosome 9, fLimLim1.1, whole genome shotgun sequence genomic window:
- the LOC133010480 gene encoding interferon-induced protein with tetratricopeptide repeats 1-like has protein sequence MSAAQSEMTLEGQLGALQCHFTWDLEPGRNKLLRIKDMLQDIGTEGGRKWLGHIYNLQGYVHFQLGSIEEARSFFSRAEEAFRQMRGAEEGPWLVVTYGNQAWLHHHQGEEAESRACLSKIDVLMTEDPSQDELHPEICAEKAWTLMKFSKEQMRLADDYFQRAIRMKPDVVEWQTSHVLLLVNMSKHSETGVEEDIMEKLRKAKEQDPENLYLAAVYLLQLAEKGQPDQSGARELATKILTNPFSSYSGIKPLLWFYKTFTSLDETVALAEEALKLHPDERYLKRCVALSYKWKIWEKDSRSSPSLIEKGIRAHEELLSLYPDSSFMNRMDLANISAKSENTKAKAEEILQQLLAEDLEPAEQQVFFNFYGKHLYFMQQKLNMAIQYHMKVVEIPIKSYVQKSSIQFLEKIRYNQEVDRFLSRLKESLK, from the coding sequence TGCTGCTCAGAGTGAAATGACCCTGGAGGGCCAGCTGGGGGCGCTGCAGTGCCACTTCACCTGGGATCTGGAGCCCGGCAGGAACAAACTTTTGAGAATCAAGGACATGCTGCAGGACATCGGCACAGAGGGAGGACGCAAGTGGCTGGGACACATCTACAACCTGCAGGGGTACGTCCACTTCCAGCTGGGGTCCATTGAAGAAGCCAGGAGTTTCTTCAGCAGAGCCGAGGAGGCCTTCAGGCagatgagaggagcagaggagggtcCCTGGTTGGTGGTGACCTACGGGAACCAGGCCTGGctgcaccatcatcagggagaagaagcagagagtCGGGCTTGTTTGTCAAAGATCGACGTCCTGATGACTGAGGATCCATCGCAGGACGAGCTGCACCCGGAGATCTGCGCTGAAAAAGCCTGGACTCTGATGAAGTTCAGCAAAGAACAGATGCGTTTGGCAGATGATTACTTCCAGAGAGCCATCCGGATGAAGCCGGATGTGGTGGAGTGGCAGACCAGCCACGTGTTATTGTTAGTTAACATGTCcaaacacagtgaaacaggGGTCGAGGAAGACATCATGGAGAAGCTGAGAAAAGCCAAGGAACAGGATCCAGAGAACCTGTACCTCGCTGCCGTTTACCTCCTGCAACTTGCTGAGAAAGGACAACCAGACCAAAGTGGAGCACGAGAGTTAGCCACAAAGATTCTGACAAACCCTTTCAGCAGCTACAGTGGAATCAAACCTTTGCTGTGGTTTTACAAAACCTTCACCTCCTTGGACGAGACTGTGGCTTTGGCAGAAGAGGCTCTAAAGCTACATCCAGATGAACGTTATCTGAAAAGATGTGTCGCACTCAGCTACAAATGGAAGATCTGGGAGAAGGACAGTCGCTCAAGTCCGAGCCTGATAGAGAAAGGGATCCGTGCCCATGAGGAGTTGCTTTCTCTTTATCCTGATTCCTCATTTATGAATAGAATGGACCTCGCAAATATTTCCGCAAAGTCAGAGAACACCAAGGCCAAAGCTGAGGAgatcctccagcagctgctcgcAGAGGATCTGGAACCTGCTGAACAACAAGTCTTCTTCAACTTCTACGGAAAACATCTGTACTTCATGCAACAGAAGCTTAACATGGCAATCCAGTATCACATGAAGGTGGTGGAGATTCCAATCAAGTCCTACGTTCAGAAGAGCAGCATCCAGTTTCTGGAGAAGATCAGATACAACCAAGAAGTAGACAGGTTTCTGTCCAGGCTGAAAGAGTCTCTGAAATAA